The following coding sequences are from one Chanos chanos chromosome 12, fChaCha1.1, whole genome shotgun sequence window:
- the LOC115824875 gene encoding free fatty acid receptor 3-like — translation MEKNPRSDTPTTLMLSVYIITFLIGVPTNILAFYTFSRKVFRKSTPIDILLLNLTVSDLLFLAFLPAKMKEAADDMTWNMPYFVCSLSIFLFFAPIYTSILFLTAISVERYVCVAYPTKYKAKRRISYTVVISVSFWVVSVAQGTVVYCAAFYGANHMNRGNTSQLPLVAGGQTCYGNFTDEQLRILLPVRLNSLVTFFSIPLLICCFCYINFIWTLSRLPHVGQRRKLRAIGLALGSLLVFALCFAPFNVSHVMGFIKGESPKWRIEATMLSTLNACLDPIIFYCSSWEVRKALRRWLKGLKGSQASLSSK, via the coding sequence ATGGAAAAGAATCCAAGGTCAGATACTCCCACAACACTGATGTTGAGCGTCTACATCATCACCTTTCTGATTGGTGTTCCAACCAACATCTTGGCATTCTACACCTTCAGCCGCAAGGTCTTTCGCAAATCCACCCCAATAGACATCCTGCTGTTGAATCTCACAGTTTCTGATCTTCTCTTCCTTGCCTTCCTGCCTGCCAAGATGAAGGAGGCAGCGGATGACATGACTTGGAACATGCCTTACTTTGTGTGCTCACTCTCCATCTTCCTGTTCTTCGCTCCAATATACACCAGCATCCTGTTCCTGACAGCCATTAGCGTAGAACGCTACGTGTGTGTGGCCTACCCCACAAAATACAAAGCGAAAAGGAGAATCTCCTACACAGTTGTGATAAGCGTGTCATTCTGGGTAGTTTCTGTTGCTCAAGGAACTGTTGTTTATTGTGCCGCTTTCTATGGCGCTAATCACATGAATCGAGGCAACACAAGTCAGCTTCCCCTCGTGGCCGGAGGTCAGACATGCTATGGTAACTTCACCGACGAACAGCTCAGAATTCTGCTTCCTGTGCGTCTGAACTCCCTTGTGACCTTCTTCTCCATCCCCCTTCTGATCTGCTGCTTCTGCTACATCAACTTCATCTGGACCCTGTCCAGGTTACCCCACGTCGGCCAGCGTCGGAAGCTGAGGGCTATCGGACTGGCACTGGGTTCGCTGCTCGTCTTCGCCCTCTGCTTCGCGCCTTTCAACGTTTCCCATGTCATGGGCTTCATTAAAGGGGAAAGCCCCAAGTGGCGCATTGAAGCAACCATGTTAAGCACACTCAATGCCTGCCTGGATCCAATCATATTCTACTGTTCCTCTTGGGAGGTTAGAAAGGCGCTCAGACGCTGGCTCAAAGGACTTAAAGGAAGCCAGGCCTCATTATCCTCCAAATAG
- the LOC115824872 gene encoding N-acetyllactosaminide beta-1,3-N-acetylglucosaminyltransferase 3-like: MLRIPEITLFSIVCTMCLIVVLLRDNPTSDIAPDDDVTYVEMSNMSRKHPVTLQKQSKTFQQLSQPCERNESAASISGFSKLPEHIRDFLFYRHCRHFPMLLDVPDKCGGPQGSADVFFLLVIKSTPTNFDRREVLRKTWAKERRHNGVWVRRVFISGTVGTHHEKRRMNRLLKLENEEHRDILQWDFRDTFFNLTLKQILFLEWMEKRCPNVRFLMNGDDDVFANTDNMVEYLQSLPGNDGSKHLYVGHLIHSLGPIRYQGSKYYVPKEIHEVNYYPPYCGGGGFLISGFTARIMYNMSHSITIMPIDDVYLGMCVEKAGLKPESHSGVRTFGMSIPSRKVDALSPCFYREILLVHRFLPYQIFVMWNDIHKPNLRCGTSVLNYDSKP, encoded by the coding sequence aTGCTACGTATTCCGGAAATTACTCTGTTTTCCATTGTCTGCACCATGTGCTTGATCGTAGTTCTACTTAGAGATAACCCAACCTCTGATATTGCTCCAGATGATGACGTGACATACGTGGAAATGAGTAACATGTCACGTAAACATCCAGTCACGCTCCAGAAACAATCAAAAACTTTTCAGCAGTTATCACAGCCTTGTGAGCGAAATGAGTCTGCAGCCAGCATTTCAGGTTTTTCGAAATTACCTGAGCACATCCGAGACTTCCTGTTCTACCGTCACTGCCGCCATTTCCCAATGCTCCTGGATGTTCCTGATAAGTGTGGTGGGCCCCAGGGATCTGCAGATGTCTTTTTCCTTCTGGTCATTAAAAGCACTCCTACTAACTTTGACCGTCGTGAAGTGCTACGGAAAACCTGGGCGAAGGAAAGACGGCATAACGGTGTTTGGGTTCGCCGAGTTTTCATATCCGGCACTGTTGGCACTCACCACGAGAAACGCAGGATGAATAGACTCTTGAAGCTGGAGAatgaagagcacagagacatTCTCCAGTGGGACTTCAGAGACACCTTCTTCAACCTCACTCTTAAACAGATCCTGTTCTTGGAGTGGATGGAGAAGCGCTGCCCAAATGTTCGATTCCTCATGAACGGCGACGATGATGTTTTTGCCAACACGGACAATATGGTGGAATATTTGCAGAGCTTGCCTGGAAATGATGGTAGCAAACACCTGTATGTTGGACATCTGATTCATTCACTGGGGCCAATCAGATATCAAGGGAGTAAATACTATGTCCCTAAAGAGATCCATGAAGTAAATTATTATCCTCCATATTGTGGTGGAGGGGGGTTTCTCATCTCTGGCTTCACTGCAAGAATTATGTACAATATGAGTCATTCCATCACCATAATGCCCATCGATGATGTATACCTCGGTATGTGCGTTGAGAAGGCTGGTCTCAAACCAGAGTCCCATTCTGGAGTTAGAACATTTGGGATGTCTATTCCTTCCCGGAAAGTTGATGCACTTAGTCCTTGCTTCTACAGGGAAATTCTTCTAGTGCACAGATTTCTGCCTTATCAGATTTTTGTCATGTGGAATGACATACATAAGCCAAATTTGCGATGTGGAACTTCAGTACTCAATTATGATTCTAAGCCCTGA
- the LOC115824874 gene encoding free fatty acid receptor 2-like, translating to MVTSQLYLSAYITTYLIGFPSNALALYTFCRKVHRKPIPIDILLLNLTLSDLMFLAFLPFKMKETVDNMVWLLPDFLCPLSSFMFYSTIYTSTLFLTAISVERYLGVTFPFRYSVGRRSRYSVIASVFLWLFSFLNLSFVYIVPTLPLGSDYADRNNSVVSSRMCYNGFHSEQLKILVNVRLELFVVLFCVPFVICSFCYINFIRILSRLPHISRRRRLRAIGLALGTLLVFAVCFGPYNVSHVVGFIREDNEAWRDLALISSTLNASLDPIIFYFSSTAVQSTLSRCLKAVKEKLLVLRCQKAHCCTLTQTSSAVTGKNTSPPQKI from the coding sequence ATGGTGACCAGCCAGCTCTACTTGTCTGCCTATATCACAACCTACCTGATTGGATTCCCCTCCAACGCGCTGGCATTGTACACCTTCTGCCGCAAGGTGCACCGTAAGCCCATCCCCATTGATATCCTCCTGCTGAACCTCACGCTCTCTGACCTGATGTTCCTCGCTTTCCTGCCGTTCAAGATGAAGGAGACAGTTGATAACATGGTTTGGCTTCTACCCGACTTCCTGTGTCCTCTGAGCAGCTTTATGTTTTACTCCACCATCTATACCAGCACGTTATTCCTGACGGCGATCAGCGTGGAGCGGTATTTGGGCGTGACATTCCCTTTTCGGTACTCGGTGGGTCGTCGGTCGAGATACTCCGTAATTGCAAGCGTGTTCCTCTGGCTCTTCAGCTTTCTCAACCTGAGCTTTGTCTACATCGTGCCCACTCTGCCTTTGGGTAGTGATTACGCTGACCGAAATAACAGCGTGGTGTCATCTAGAATGTGTTACAATGGATTCCACAGTGAGCAGCTGAAAATCCTGGTCAATGTCCGTTTGGAGCTCTTTGTCGTTCTGTTCTGCGTTCCCTTCGTGATCTGCTCCTTCTGCTACATCAACTTCATCCGCATTCTGTCCAGGCTGCCCCACATCAGCCGGCGACGCAGGCTAAGGGCCATCGGGCTGGCCTTGGGCACGTTACTGGTTTTCGCCGTCTGTTTTGGACCCTACAATGTGTCACATGTGGTGGGCTTCATCCGGGAGGATAACGAGGCGTGGCGGGACTTGGCCCTGATCTCCAGCACCCTAAACGCCTCATTAGATCCCATCATCTTCTACTTCTCCTCCACCGCCGTTCAGAGCACTCTCAGCCGCTGCTTAAAGGCTGTGAAGGAGAAGCTTCTCGTCCTGAGATGCCAAAAGGCTCACTGCTGCACTCTGACACAGACCTCTAGTGCTGTGACAGGCAAAAACACAAGCCCACCCCAAAAGATCTGA